A window of Elusimicrobiota bacterium contains these coding sequences:
- a CDS encoding DUF721 domain-containing protein, with product MKVLRPATAILSAVLARSGYEPRHFALFEVWDRLLGPQATKARAVGVKNGRLYVDVDSSVRLHTLTLRKRELVKKMNGAFGGEAPLSDIIFRLGTTPFSDDTNA from the coding sequence GTGAAGGTTCTCCGGCCCGCCACGGCGATTCTTTCCGCGGTTTTGGCCCGCTCCGGATACGAGCCCCGCCATTTCGCGTTGTTTGAAGTGTGGGACCGACTCCTGGGCCCCCAGGCGACGAAGGCCCGGGCCGTCGGCGTCAAAAACGGTCGCCTCTACGTGGACGTCGACAGTTCCGTCCGCCTTCACACCTTGACCCTGCGCAAGCGGGAGCTGGTCAAAAAAATGAACGGCGCCTTTGGCGGAGAAGCCCCCCTTTCTGATATAATTTTCCGTCTAGGGACGACCCCCTTTTCCGACGACACCAATGCCTAA
- a CDS encoding Crp/Fnr family transcriptional regulator, with translation MDIRRFLSTTSPFNVLPPAELDRLALAAHRSTVPKGDRVYNEGDRAQFTFLVLGGRVQITRLARDGRPLTVELLKTGEIFGCVGCSAAGQYPCEALAGQATEIIGFPMATVVALIDRYPAFSRALYWDMSRRMRESQNMRALGAESVERRVAGVLLWLESKFGPDLPFTRQAIAELASTTPESAIRTLIQFRRRGFIKTGWKKIVLQKTDALKELVEGVAA, from the coding sequence ATGGACATCCGCCGTTTCCTTTCGACCACGTCGCCCTTCAATGTCCTTCCCCCCGCGGAGCTGGACCGCCTCGCTCTGGCCGCCCACCGAAGCACCGTCCCGAAAGGCGACCGGGTGTACAACGAAGGAGACCGGGCCCAATTCACGTTTTTGGTTCTCGGCGGACGCGTGCAAATCACCCGCTTGGCCCGGGACGGACGGCCTTTGACCGTCGAACTTCTTAAAACGGGCGAAATTTTCGGCTGCGTCGGCTGTTCCGCCGCCGGCCAATACCCCTGCGAAGCCCTCGCCGGCCAAGCCACCGAAATCATCGGCTTCCCCATGGCCACGGTGGTGGCGTTGATCGACCGCTACCCCGCCTTCAGCCGCGCCCTTTATTGGGACATGAGCCGCCGCATGCGGGAATCCCAAAACATGCGGGCCCTGGGCGCGGAATCCGTGGAGCGACGGGTCGCCGGGGTTCTGTTGTGGCTCGAGAGTAAATTCGGGCCCGACCTTCCCTTCACCCGGCAAGCCATCGCCGAACTGGCGAGCACCACGCCCGAATCCGCCATTCGAACCCTGATCCAATTTCGCCGTCGCGGTTTTATTAAAACCGGCTGGAAAAAAATCGTTCTCCAAAAAACCGACGCCTTGAAGGAACTCGTGGAGGGCGTCGCCGCCTAG
- the gyrA gene encoding DNA gyrase subunit A: protein MADTKNTEQGDLLDRVIPRAIEEEMKTSYIDYAMSVIVGRALPDVRDGLKPVHRRILYTMDEMGLAHNKPYKKSARVVGDVMGKYHPHGDSAIYDAVVRMVQDFSLRHPLVDGQGNFGSIDADPPAAMRYTEVRLATIAQEMLGDIDKNTVDFGPNYDGSLTEPLVLPAKLPNLLINGSSGIAVGMATNIPPHNLVEVCDAVNAYIENENVTTGELLKIIKGPDFPTAATITGREGIKQYFETGRGSITTRAKAEIEDIRGGKQAIIINELPYQVNKAQLLETIAELVRDKKVDGISDIRDESDRDGIRVVVELKRDGNAQVVLNQLYKYTQMETSMGVIMLALVNGRPRVLAMREMLKYYVEHRREVVIRRTRHELKRAEDRAHILEGLRIAIDHLDKVIKTIRESKNTEAARTALMEKFELSRIQAQAILDMRLHQLTALERKALEEEYLELIKTIARLKALLADARKILGVIQEELKELKEKYGEKRRTQITAAVEEMEIEDLIAQEDVAVTFSHAGYVKRLPVDTYRAQKRGGRGVTGMTTKEEDFVEQLFVTNTHAHLLLFTTRGRAYSVRVYEIPEAGRASRGKAVVNLVALNPDEKITSAIPVTSFEPEKTKDTGLILCTRNGQIKRTALSEYDSVRKSGIMAIGLDEGDILVDAKLTDEKREVLIGTKHGMCIRFPAEQVRLMGRGAGGVRGVRLEKDDQVVGMEVTAPARKETLVTACEFGYGKRTELSEYRDQNRGGSGVITIKTSDRNGPVVGIKLVTNEDDLMLMTEKGMTVRVHTKDLSVIGRNTQGYRLIRMEEGDKLANIAPVVAEEEDNGDAKGA from the coding sequence ATGGCCGACACCAAAAACACCGAACAAGGCGACCTGCTGGACCGCGTGATCCCCCGCGCCATCGAAGAGGAGATGAAGACCTCCTACATCGATTACGCCATGAGCGTCATCGTGGGCCGGGCCCTGCCCGACGTGCGGGACGGCCTGAAGCCCGTCCACCGGCGAATTCTCTACACCATGGACGAAATGGGCCTGGCCCACAACAAGCCCTACAAAAAGAGCGCCCGCGTGGTCGGCGACGTCATGGGCAAATACCATCCCCACGGCGACAGCGCCATTTACGACGCCGTCGTCCGCATGGTTCAGGATTTCTCCCTCCGCCATCCGCTCGTGGACGGCCAGGGCAACTTCGGCTCCATCGATGCCGATCCCCCGGCCGCCATGCGGTACACCGAGGTGCGCCTCGCGACCATCGCCCAGGAAATGCTGGGCGACATCGACAAAAACACCGTGGATTTCGGCCCCAACTACGACGGGTCCCTCACGGAACCCCTGGTCCTCCCGGCGAAACTTCCCAACCTGTTGATCAACGGCTCTTCCGGCATCGCCGTCGGCATGGCGACCAACATTCCGCCCCACAACCTGGTGGAAGTCTGCGACGCGGTGAACGCCTACATCGAAAACGAGAACGTGACCACGGGCGAACTGCTCAAAATCATCAAGGGGCCCGATTTCCCGACGGCCGCCACCATCACCGGTCGGGAGGGCATCAAGCAGTATTTTGAAACCGGCCGCGGCTCCATCACGACCCGCGCCAAAGCGGAGATCGAAGACATCCGCGGCGGCAAGCAGGCCATCATCATCAACGAACTGCCCTACCAGGTGAACAAGGCCCAGCTGTTGGAAACCATCGCGGAACTCGTGCGGGACAAGAAAGTCGACGGCATCTCCGACATCCGGGACGAATCCGACCGGGACGGCATCCGCGTCGTCGTCGAACTCAAGCGCGACGGCAACGCCCAGGTGGTGCTGAACCAGCTCTACAAATACACCCAGATGGAAACCTCCATGGGCGTCATCATGCTGGCGCTCGTGAACGGACGCCCGCGGGTCCTCGCCATGCGGGAGATGCTCAAGTATTACGTCGAGCACCGCCGGGAAGTCGTCATCCGCCGGACCCGCCACGAATTGAAGCGGGCCGAAGACCGCGCCCACATTTTGGAAGGGTTGCGCATCGCCATCGATCATCTGGACAAGGTCATCAAGACCATTCGGGAATCCAAAAACACCGAGGCCGCCCGAACGGCCCTCATGGAAAAATTCGAACTCTCGCGCATTCAGGCCCAGGCCATTTTGGACATGCGCCTCCACCAGTTGACCGCCCTGGAGCGCAAAGCCCTGGAAGAGGAATACCTGGAGCTCATCAAAACCATCGCCCGCCTCAAAGCCCTCCTGGCCGACGCCCGGAAAATCCTGGGCGTGATTCAGGAAGAGCTCAAAGAATTGAAGGAAAAATACGGCGAGAAGCGGCGCACCCAAATCACCGCCGCGGTGGAGGAAATGGAAATCGAGGACTTGATCGCCCAGGAAGACGTGGCGGTCACCTTCTCCCACGCGGGCTACGTCAAGCGCCTGCCCGTGGACACCTACCGCGCGCAAAAACGCGGCGGCCGGGGCGTCACCGGCATGACCACGAAGGAAGAAGATTTCGTGGAACAGCTTTTCGTGACCAACACCCACGCCCATCTGCTGCTCTTCACCACCCGGGGCCGGGCCTACAGCGTCCGCGTCTACGAGATTCCCGAAGCGGGCCGGGCGTCCCGCGGCAAGGCCGTGGTCAATCTGGTGGCGCTCAACCCCGACGAGAAGATCACCTCGGCCATTCCGGTGACGTCCTTCGAACCGGAGAAAACCAAGGACACGGGGCTCATTCTCTGCACCCGGAACGGGCAGATCAAGCGCACCGCGCTCTCGGAATACGACAGCGTGCGCAAAAGCGGCATCATGGCCATCGGCCTGGACGAAGGCGACATCTTGGTGGACGCCAAATTGACCGATGAGAAACGCGAGGTGCTGATCGGCACCAAGCACGGCATGTGCATCCGCTTTCCGGCGGAGCAGGTCCGCTTGATGGGCCGCGGGGCCGGCGGCGTCCGCGGCGTCCGTTTGGAAAAAGACGACCAGGTGGTGGGCATGGAAGTCACCGCCCCCGCCCGGAAGGAAACCCTCGTGACCGCCTGCGAATTCGGCTACGGCAAACGCACGGAACTCTCCGAATACCGCGACCAAAACCGGGGCGGTTCCGGCGTGATCACCATCAAAACCTCGGACCGCAACGGGCCCGTGGTCGGGATCAAGCTCGTGACCAACGAGGACGACCTCATGCTGATGACGGAAAAAGGCATGACCGTGCGCGTCCACACCAAGGACTTATCGGTCATCGGCCGGAACACCCAAGGCTATCGGTTGATTCGAATGGAAGAAGGCGACAAGCTCGCCAACATCGCGCCGGTGGTGGCGGAGGAAGAGGACAACGGGGACGCCAAGGGCGCCTGA
- a CDS encoding GGDEF domain-containing protein, with amino-acid sequence MTEPSPPPNDFPPAGPRTARNGSSPFSAWARRYGYIGALLGLGSPLGLLAFRYYFTHRGLIHSWIDWELRVYGWHYIYAAIGTVLAMAAWGLWAGRRLDDQRSRAELLERAAGRLRHLAATDGLTGVYVRRHLLEKLEEELRRAERYKTPIASLFVDVDNFKQFNEIHGHIFGDEVLRQIARVIQKSVRESDVVGRYGGDEFLVMLPHARAREAMLAAERVRQGVEALSIAKEGGPAVGVTVSVGVIAEIPHRADVLRFLDIADQALRRSKGLGKNCTILCDTPASDTPIAPEET; translated from the coding sequence ATGACCGAGCCGTCCCCGCCGCCCAACGACTTTCCCCCCGCCGGCCCCCGGACGGCGCGCAACGGCTCCTCCCCCTTTTCCGCCTGGGCGCGGCGCTACGGTTACATCGGCGCCCTTCTCGGTCTCGGGTCCCCGCTGGGGCTTTTGGCCTTTCGCTATTACTTCACCCACCGCGGGCTCATTCATTCCTGGATTGACTGGGAATTGCGCGTCTACGGTTGGCACTACATTTACGCGGCCATCGGGACGGTGTTGGCCATGGCGGCCTGGGGCCTGTGGGCGGGTCGGCGGTTGGACGATCAACGGAGCCGCGCCGAATTGCTGGAGCGCGCCGCGGGTCGTCTGCGGCACCTGGCGGCCACCGACGGCTTGACCGGGGTCTACGTGCGGCGCCACCTCCTCGAAAAACTGGAGGAGGAGTTGCGGCGGGCCGAGCGTTACAAAACCCCCATCGCCAGCCTGTTCGTGGACGTCGACAATTTCAAGCAATTCAACGAAATCCACGGGCACATCTTCGGCGACGAGGTCCTTCGACAAATCGCCCGGGTGATTCAAAAAAGCGTCCGGGAATCCGACGTCGTCGGGCGTTACGGCGGGGACGAGTTTCTTGTGATGTTGCCCCACGCCCGGGCCCGGGAAGCCATGCTGGCCGCCGAGCGCGTGCGGCAAGGCGTGGAAGCCTTGTCCATCGCCAAGGAAGGCGGCCCCGCCGTGGGCGTCACCGTGAGCGTGGGCGTCATTGCCGAGATTCCCCACCGGGCCGACGTGCTGCGCTTTTTGGACATCGCCGACCAAGCCCTTCGCCGCTCCAAAGGCCTTGGCAAAAATTGCACCATTTTATGCGACACCCCCGCATCAGACACCCCAATCGCTCCGGAGGAAACGTAA
- a CDS encoding archease encodes MAEVFVNAGRGYSSLLADPESVAPGGLHDRLRVEAANREELAAAFLNELLRLFQREREIFCRFHPRRVTETYCEMEADGELWDPGRHRAGWDLKPLSAVDVTWAGVPGELPVVRFLLPVLSRAS; translated from the coding sequence TTGGCGGAAGTCTTTGTGAACGCGGGCCGGGGGTATTCCTCGCTTTTGGCCGATCCCGAGAGCGTAGCTCCGGGGGGCCTTCACGACCGCCTGCGGGTGGAAGCGGCGAACCGGGAAGAGCTGGCGGCGGCCTTTCTGAATGAGCTTTTGAGATTGTTCCAGCGGGAACGTGAAATCTTTTGCCGGTTTCACCCCCGCCGAGTGACCGAAACCTATTGTGAAATGGAAGCGGACGGCGAGCTTTGGGATCCCGGCCGCCACCGCGCCGGTTGGGATCTAAAACCGCTCTCGGCCGTTGACGTGACCTGGGCCGGTGTTCCGGGCGAACTCCCCGTCGTCCGTTTTCTCCTCCCCGTTCTATCCCGCGCCTCCTAA
- the gyrB gene encoding DNA topoisomerase (ATP-hydrolyzing) subunit B gives MPKKPKPPATKSAQPKRAADQAATTRRQRVATEALDKPAKSAAYDSSSIQVLEGLEAVRRRPGMYIGPTDQRGLHHLVYEAVDNSIDEVLAGHATLVEVTIHEDNSITVLDDGRGIPVEPKNDIKDPKLKGKSALEIVMTVLHAGGKFEQNAYKYSGGLHGVGISCVNALSDKFKVEVYRDGKVYSQTYKCGKPDQDVRVTGKTENRGTRVTFHPDPSIFSEHTYSFDTLAARLRELAFLNPGVRINLLDERDDKQHLFHFEGGIVEFIKFVNAHKTPLHATPIYFRKERENIQVEAAIQYTDAYTEQVYSFANNISTVDGGTHMTGFRSAITRVMNDYVKKHDLLKGKDYTITGDDTREGLTAVLSVRIPTQDLKFDSQTKGKLVNPEAEGLVKSIVSDTLATFFEENPNTAKNICEKAILSAEAREAARKARELTRRKGALDSASLPGKLADCQERDPAKSEIYIVEGDSAGGSAKQGRNRAYQAILPLKGKILNVEKSRLAKMLANDEIRTLITALGCGVGQVEGDDGINIAKLRYHKIIIMTDADVDGAHIRTLLLTFFFRQMKPLVDRGYIYIAQPPLYKIKKAKKEMYIDTEDKMDEWLLAEGMDTAEVLNLSKGKSGVKVDGAKLKGAFKALTELETLRKRLQKKGVSWADYLAFSKKEAFPLYRVEEESGPKYLFTEKEVKTWRETFMETRKAKLQQQLAAAGEAATGSAGVEEEDLSAHMKELLELKKINALAGKLQDAGFDVTVEAVAKGDEKSKAMYRVVVDAEEKDVASIAELLEAIKDAGRKGATIQRYKGLGEMNPQQLWETTMDPQNRKLLRVKLDANSTEADDVFTVLMGDKVEPRRQFIESHASEVQNLDI, from the coding sequence ATGCCTAAGAAACCCAAACCCCCGGCGACCAAAAGCGCCCAACCGAAACGGGCCGCCGACCAAGCGGCGACAACCAGGAGGCAACGAGTGGCCACCGAAGCGTTAGACAAACCCGCGAAAAGCGCGGCCTACGATTCTTCATCCATCCAAGTGCTGGAAGGCCTGGAGGCCGTCCGCCGCCGCCCGGGCATGTACATCGGACCCACGGACCAACGCGGCCTTCATCACCTGGTCTACGAAGCCGTCGACAATTCCATCGACGAGGTTTTGGCCGGCCACGCCACCCTGGTGGAAGTGACCATCCACGAAGACAACTCCATCACCGTCCTGGACGACGGCCGCGGCATTCCCGTGGAACCGAAAAACGACATCAAGGACCCGAAGCTCAAGGGCAAATCGGCCTTGGAAATCGTCATGACGGTCCTGCACGCCGGCGGCAAGTTCGAGCAGAACGCCTACAAATATTCCGGCGGCCTCCACGGGGTCGGCATTTCCTGTGTCAATGCCCTGTCGGATAAATTCAAAGTCGAAGTCTACCGCGACGGCAAGGTCTATTCCCAAACCTACAAATGCGGCAAACCCGACCAGGACGTCCGGGTGACCGGCAAGACCGAAAACCGCGGGACCCGGGTGACGTTCCATCCGGACCCGTCGATCTTCAGCGAACACACCTATTCCTTCGACACGCTGGCGGCCCGGTTGCGGGAACTGGCGTTCTTGAACCCCGGCGTCCGCATTAATTTATTGGACGAGCGGGACGACAAGCAGCACCTCTTCCATTTCGAAGGCGGCATCGTCGAATTCATCAAATTCGTCAACGCCCACAAAACGCCCCTTCACGCGACGCCCATCTACTTCCGGAAGGAACGGGAAAACATCCAGGTCGAGGCGGCCATTCAGTACACGGACGCCTACACCGAGCAGGTCTACTCCTTCGCCAACAACATTTCCACCGTGGACGGCGGCACCCACATGACGGGGTTCCGCTCCGCCATCACCCGGGTGATGAACGACTACGTGAAGAAACACGATTTGCTCAAGGGGAAGGATTACACGATCACCGGCGATGACACCCGGGAGGGCCTGACCGCCGTCCTGTCGGTGCGCATCCCGACCCAGGATCTGAAATTCGACAGCCAAACCAAGGGCAAGCTGGTCAACCCCGAAGCCGAAGGGCTCGTGAAGTCGATTGTGAGCGATACGCTGGCGACGTTCTTCGAAGAAAACCCCAACACCGCCAAAAACATCTGCGAAAAAGCGATCCTCTCCGCCGAAGCCCGGGAAGCGGCCCGGAAAGCCCGGGAACTGACGCGCCGCAAAGGCGCCTTGGATTCCGCCTCTCTGCCCGGGAAATTGGCCGACTGCCAAGAACGGGACCCGGCCAAATCCGAAATTTACATCGTCGAAGGCGATTCCGCCGGCGGGTCGGCCAAACAGGGGCGAAACCGCGCCTACCAGGCCATTTTGCCCCTCAAGGGTAAAATCCTGAACGTCGAAAAATCCCGGCTGGCCAAGATGCTCGCCAACGACGAAATCCGAACCTTGATCACGGCCCTGGGCTGCGGCGTGGGCCAGGTGGAGGGCGACGACGGCATCAACATCGCCAAGCTCCGCTACCACAAGATCATCATCATGACCGACGCCGACGTGGACGGCGCCCACATCCGAACGCTGTTGCTCACCTTCTTCTTCCGCCAAATGAAACCGCTGGTGGACCGGGGCTACATCTACATCGCCCAGCCGCCCCTCTACAAGATCAAAAAAGCGAAGAAAGAAATGTACATCGACACCGAAGACAAAATGGACGAGTGGCTGTTGGCCGAGGGCATGGACACGGCCGAGGTCCTCAATTTGTCCAAGGGCAAATCCGGGGTCAAAGTGGACGGCGCGAAACTCAAGGGCGCCTTCAAGGCCCTGACCGAATTGGAAACCCTGCGCAAGCGCCTCCAGAAAAAGGGCGTTTCCTGGGCGGACTATCTCGCCTTCAGCAAAAAAGAGGCCTTCCCCTTGTACCGCGTTGAAGAGGAATCGGGCCCGAAATACCTGTTCACGGAAAAAGAAGTGAAAACCTGGCGGGAAACCTTCATGGAAACCCGCAAAGCCAAGCTTCAACAGCAGTTGGCCGCGGCCGGGGAAGCCGCGACCGGGTCCGCCGGGGTGGAGGAAGAGGATTTGAGCGCCCACATGAAGGAACTGCTGGAGCTCAAGAAAATCAACGCGCTGGCCGGCAAGCTCCAGGACGCCGGGTTCGACGTGACGGTGGAAGCCGTCGCCAAGGGCGACGAAAAAAGCAAAGCGATGTACCGCGTCGTCGTCGACGCCGAGGAGAAGGACGTGGCGTCCATCGCCGAGCTCCTGGAAGCCATCAAGGACGCCGGGCGCAAGGGCGCCACCATCCAGCGCTACAAAGGGTTGGGCGAAATGAACCCGCAGCAGTTGTGGGAAACCACCATGGACCCGCAAAATCGAAAGCTTCTGCGGGTGAAGCTGGACGCCAACAGCACCGAAGCCGACGACGTGTTCACCGTGCTCATGGGCGACAAAGTGGAACCCCGGCGCCAGTTCATCGAATCCCACGCGTCCGAAGTCCAGAACCTCGACATTTAA
- a CDS encoding hemerythrin domain-containing protein gives MIRKLLADLVEDHPRYPHLLATADRVVAGHAWFEDEFLLPALKARPLLFQPFREEIAQEHRDIAGLFVRLRGVPPGDPSVRPHLLTLRVLLETHFTKEEDALFPLAEKIIGEEGLVGMAAAMERRKAEVRLPQR, from the coding sequence ATGATCCGCAAGCTTCTGGCCGACCTGGTCGAAGACCATCCCCGCTATCCCCATCTCCTGGCGACCGCGGACCGGGTCGTGGCGGGTCACGCGTGGTTCGAGGACGAGTTCCTTCTGCCCGCGTTGAAAGCCCGACCGTTGCTGTTTCAGCCCTTCCGGGAGGAAATCGCTCAGGAACACCGGGACATCGCCGGTCTTTTTGTCCGCCTTCGCGGCGTCCCTCCCGGGGACCCGTCCGTTCGCCCGCACCTTCTCACTCTACGGGTCCTGCTGGAAACCCATTTCACCAAAGAGGAAGACGCCTTGTTCCCCTTGGCGGAGAAAATCATCGGGGAAGAGGGGTTGGTGGGGATGGCCGCCGCCATGGAACGGCGCAAGGCGGAGGTGCGGCTCCCCCAACGCTGA
- a CDS encoding DEAD/DEAH box helicase, with translation MSFLDINLHPDLVRAVEALGWTDPTPIQREAVPLILEGRDVLGAAQTGSGKTGAFALPILDHLLRKPSPGLRLLVLVPTRELASQVEQTFRDVGRFTSFKVATVIGGVGYDQQRRAVSEGAEIMVATPGRLLDHLENRAFRLTTVDHLVMDEADRMLDMGFLPDIRAILHYVPKERQTLLFSATLVPDVERVAAFTLKDPVRVEVARPATLAEGISQVLYPVVQEQKIDLLLTLLKNTEMRSVLAFTRTKDRADRLASSLDKAGYRVEVLHSNRTQRERTDAMENFREGKSQILVATDIAARGIDVKGISHVINYDVPQHPEDYVHRVGRTARAYGVGDAITLMDPVEQVHVSDIERFTGLTFPRAMLPNFPYKVTPKLEGPKPVSGWQRIFAGRNRPLRRSR, from the coding sequence ATGTCCTTTCTCGACATCAATTTGCATCCCGATCTCGTCCGCGCCGTGGAAGCCCTGGGCTGGACGGATCCAACCCCCATTCAACGGGAAGCCGTGCCGCTGATCCTGGAGGGCCGAGACGTCCTGGGCGCGGCCCAAACCGGCAGCGGCAAAACCGGGGCCTTCGCCCTTCCAATTTTAGATCACCTGCTTCGAAAACCTTCCCCCGGCCTTCGTCTTCTGGTTTTGGTTCCGACCCGCGAATTGGCCTCCCAGGTCGAGCAAACCTTTCGGGACGTGGGACGTTTCACCTCTTTTAAAGTCGCGACCGTCATCGGCGGCGTGGGGTACGACCAACAGCGCCGGGCGGTTTCCGAGGGCGCCGAAATCATGGTGGCCACCCCGGGCCGACTGTTGGACCATCTGGAAAACCGGGCTTTTCGGTTGACCACCGTCGACCATCTGGTCATGGACGAAGCGGATCGCATGTTGGACATGGGCTTTTTGCCCGACATTCGGGCCATCTTGCATTACGTACCCAAGGAGCGCCAGACGCTCTTGTTTTCCGCCACCCTGGTCCCCGACGTGGAACGAGTCGCCGCCTTCACCTTGAAAGACCCCGTCCGGGTCGAAGTCGCCCGCCCCGCCACCCTCGCGGAGGGCATCAGCCAGGTCTTGTACCCCGTGGTGCAGGAGCAAAAAATCGATCTGTTGCTGACGCTCCTCAAAAACACGGAGATGCGTTCCGTGCTCGCCTTCACCCGCACCAAAGATCGGGCGGACCGGCTGGCCTCTTCCCTGGACAAGGCGGGCTACCGCGTCGAGGTTCTTCATTCCAACCGCACCCAGCGGGAACGCACCGACGCCATGGAAAATTTCCGAGAGGGCAAATCCCAGATTCTCGTGGCCACCGACATCGCGGCCCGGGGCATCGACGTTAAAGGGATTTCCCACGTCATCAATTACGACGTGCCCCAACACCCGGAGGATTACGTCCACCGCGTCGGCCGGACCGCCCGGGCCTACGGCGTGGGCGACGCCATCACGCTGATGGATCCGGTGGAACAAGTGCACGTCAGCGACATCGAACGTTTCACCGGCCTGACCTTCCCCCGGGCCATGCTTCCCAATTTCCCCTACAAGGTCACCCCCAAACTGGAAGGCCCAAAACCCGTGTCCGGCTGGCAACGCATCTTCGCCGGACGCAACCGCCCTCTTCGCCGTTCCCGTTAA
- a CDS encoding phosphoenolpyruvate carboxykinase (GTP), giving the protein MTTNIAEPRGTANPTVLAWVDECAQLTQPDRVVWCDGSESEKRRLIQECLKDGELEELNQSLHPGAYLHRSATNDVARTEHLTFICTPTKDEAGPTNNWMAPDEAYAKLRGVYQGCMRGRTMYVVPFIMGPAGSPFSKVGVELTDSRYVVLNMGIMTRMGAVAWKELGDSPRFTRGLHAKADLDENRRFICHFPQDNTIWSIGSGYGGNALLGKKCLALRIASALGRQEGWLAEHMLILGIQNPKGEIRYVTAAFPSACGKTNLAMMVPPDFLEDQGYKVWTVGDDIAWLRVGPDGRLWASNPEAGFFGVVPGTNSHSNPNAVESIRRNTIYTNVARRPDGTPWWEGHDDPAPDQAIDWRGRPWTPESTEKAAHPNSRFTAPASQCPSIAPNWEDPRGVPIDAIIFGGRRARLAPLVTQSLSWNHGVFMGATMASETTAAQQGGTVGVVRRDPMAMLPFCGYNMADYFVHWLDMGKRIPRPPKIFLVNWFRHGADGKFLWPGYGENLRVLLWILERAAGGGSAAESPIGQLPTPDAVNTQGLHHLGPNAMKELLAVNPADWEKELQDIDGFFAKFGDRLPAALREERDALAARLQKAR; this is encoded by the coding sequence ATGACCACGAACATCGCCGAACCCCGCGGTACCGCCAACCCCACCGTTCTCGCCTGGGTGGACGAATGCGCCCAATTGACCCAACCCGATCGCGTCGTCTGGTGCGACGGTTCGGAGAGCGAAAAGCGCCGTCTCATTCAGGAATGTTTGAAAGACGGCGAACTGGAGGAGCTCAACCAGTCCCTTCACCCCGGAGCCTACCTTCACCGCTCCGCCACCAACGACGTGGCCCGGACGGAACATCTCACTTTCATTTGCACCCCCACCAAAGACGAAGCCGGTCCCACGAACAATTGGATGGCGCCGGACGAAGCCTACGCCAAATTGCGCGGCGTCTACCAGGGCTGCATGCGGGGACGAACCATGTATGTCGTGCCTTTTATCATGGGGCCGGCGGGGTCGCCTTTTTCCAAAGTCGGCGTTGAATTGACCGACAGCCGCTACGTTGTTTTGAACATGGGGATCATGACGCGCATGGGCGCCGTGGCCTGGAAAGAACTCGGGGATTCCCCGCGTTTCACCCGCGGTCTCCACGCCAAGGCGGATTTGGACGAAAACCGACGGTTTATCTGTCACTTCCCCCAGGACAACACCATCTGGAGCATCGGTTCGGGTTACGGGGGAAACGCGCTCTTGGGAAAGAAATGCCTCGCCCTTCGGATCGCCAGCGCGCTCGGACGACAGGAAGGTTGGCTCGCGGAACACATGCTGATTTTGGGCATTCAAAACCCCAAAGGGGAGATCCGCTACGTCACGGCGGCCTTCCCCTCGGCCTGCGGGAAAACCAACCTGGCCATGATGGTGCCGCCCGACTTCCTGGAGGACCAGGGATACAAAGTGTGGACCGTGGGAGACGACATCGCCTGGCTCCGGGTGGGGCCGGACGGGCGGCTTTGGGCGTCCAATCCCGAGGCGGGGTTTTTCGGCGTCGTTCCCGGCACCAATTCCCATTCCAACCCCAACGCGGTGGAAAGCATCCGGCGGAACACGATCTACACGAACGTCGCGCGTCGCCCCGACGGGACCCCCTGGTGGGAAGGCCACGACGATCCGGCGCCGGACCAGGCCATCGATTGGCGGGGCCGCCCCTGGACGCCCGAGTCGACGGAAAAAGCCGCCCACCCCAACAGCCGGTTCACCGCGCCGGCCTCCCAATGCCCCTCCATCGCGCCCAACTGGGAAGATCCCCGGGGCGTTCCCATCGACGCCATTATTTTCGGCGGCCGCCGGGCGCGCCTGGCGCCGCTGGTGACCCAGAGCCTCTCCTGGAACCACGGGGTGTTCATGGGCGCCACCATGGCTTCGGAAACGACCGCGGCCCAGCAAGGCGGGACGGTGGGCGTGGTGCGCCGGGATCCCATGGCGATGCTGCCTTTTTGCGGGTACAACATGGCGGACTATTTCGTCCACTGGCTGGACATGGGGAAGCGGATTCCCCGGCCGCCCAAGATCTTTTTGGTCAATTGGTTCCGCCACGGCGCCGACGGGAAATTCCTGTGGCCGGGCTACGGGGAAAATCTCCGCGTCCTGCTGTGGATCCTCGAGCGGGCGGCGGGCGGCGGTTCGGCCGCGGAATCGCCCATCGGGCAACTGCCCACCCCGGACGCCGTCAACACCCAAGGACTTCACCATCTGGGGCCGAACGCTATGAAGGAACTTTTGGCGGTGAACCCCGCCGATTGGGAAAAAGAGCTCCAGGACATCGACGGCTTTTTCGCCAAGTTCGGCGACCGGCTTCCGGCGGCCCTTCGGGAAGAACGGGACGCCCTCGCCGCCCGGCTTCAAAAAGCCCGTTAA